A region from the Sandaracinus amylolyticus genome encodes:
- a CDS encoding xanthine dehydrogenase family protein molybdopterin-binding subunit, with amino-acid sequence MPFKLTRRDVLAAGLGGALAGGAGLVLGAFYGVRRERHAKRVPPREEPFAPSVFLAIAESGVVTIWLTKSEMGQGVATALPQIVAHELDADWSLVRVEQAIANRNYGDQTTVASASVASMFDELRRAGAAAREMLIAAAARVWDVPPSECDAADGFVVHRPSGRRLGYGPLAPLAAELDVPDAPRVKERGASGLLGRALPRVDTPEKVDGSARFGLDVRLPGMVFAALARAPVNGSALERFDERAARAVTGVIDVVRTSASVAVIATSTWAAFRGVDALAATFRAPPTPIASSAQLFERMRAMVDEPGAIATDGDVSAITRAPEARRVRATYELPLLAHQTMEPPNATVHHEPAHDPPRCRIWAPTQDPQGCQWDAAETLGLPGAQIEVRTTWLGGGFGRRASRDEVREAVEIARAIAPRPVQLVWRREDDLRADFYRPPAVVRLDAALDDAGAVTALHARVVGPSLSGADSARGEVCALAVDGIESGPYAWPALRVEWQGLAVPVRLGIWRSVGHSVNAFAMESFVDELAVRAGVDPIAMRRALIPNGSRARGVLERALALADAAGAAPEGRARGVAVHACFGSFVALVLEASGAPPRAHRAWAAIDCGTVVNPGIVRAQVEGGIAFALSAALHGRIDVEDGAVVQSNFHDAPILRIDAMPEVELAIAESDEPPSGVGELVVPVVAPALANALAQLGARPRTLPIA; translated from the coding sequence GTGCCCTTCAAGCTCACGCGGCGCGACGTCCTCGCAGCGGGCCTCGGCGGCGCGCTCGCCGGCGGCGCGGGCCTCGTCCTCGGCGCGTTCTACGGCGTGCGGCGCGAGCGCCACGCGAAGCGCGTCCCGCCGCGCGAGGAGCCGTTCGCGCCGAGCGTGTTCCTCGCGATCGCGGAGAGCGGCGTCGTCACGATCTGGCTGACGAAGTCCGAGATGGGCCAGGGCGTCGCGACCGCGCTGCCGCAGATCGTCGCGCACGAGCTCGACGCGGACTGGTCGCTCGTGCGCGTCGAGCAGGCGATCGCGAACCGCAACTACGGCGATCAGACGACCGTCGCGAGCGCGAGCGTCGCGTCGATGTTCGACGAGCTCCGGCGCGCCGGCGCCGCGGCGCGCGAGATGCTGATCGCGGCGGCCGCGCGGGTGTGGGACGTGCCGCCGAGCGAGTGCGACGCGGCGGACGGATTCGTGGTGCACCGCCCGAGCGGGCGCCGGCTCGGCTACGGACCGCTCGCGCCGCTCGCCGCCGAGCTCGACGTGCCCGACGCGCCGCGCGTGAAGGAGCGCGGCGCATCCGGCCTGCTCGGTCGGGCGCTCCCACGCGTCGACACGCCGGAGAAGGTCGACGGCTCCGCGCGCTTCGGGCTCGACGTTCGGCTGCCGGGGATGGTGTTCGCCGCGCTCGCGCGTGCGCCGGTGAACGGCAGCGCGCTCGAGCGCTTCGACGAGCGCGCCGCACGCGCCGTAACCGGCGTCATCGACGTGGTGCGCACCAGCGCGAGCGTCGCGGTGATCGCGACCAGCACCTGGGCCGCGTTCCGCGGTGTGGACGCCCTCGCCGCGACGTTCCGCGCGCCGCCGACGCCGATCGCCTCGAGCGCGCAGCTGTTCGAGCGCATGCGCGCGATGGTCGACGAGCCCGGCGCGATCGCGACCGACGGTGACGTGTCCGCGATCACCCGCGCGCCCGAGGCGCGACGCGTGCGCGCGACCTACGAGCTCCCGCTGCTCGCGCACCAGACGATGGAGCCGCCGAACGCGACGGTGCACCACGAGCCCGCGCACGATCCGCCGCGCTGCCGCATCTGGGCGCCGACCCAGGATCCGCAGGGCTGCCAGTGGGACGCCGCGGAGACGCTCGGGCTCCCGGGCGCGCAGATCGAGGTGCGCACGACGTGGCTCGGCGGCGGCTTCGGTCGTCGCGCCAGCCGCGACGAGGTGCGCGAGGCAGTCGAGATCGCGCGCGCGATCGCGCCGCGCCCGGTGCAGCTCGTGTGGCGGCGCGAGGACGATCTGCGCGCCGACTTCTATCGCCCGCCCGCCGTGGTGCGCCTCGATGCCGCGCTCGACGACGCGGGCGCGGTCACCGCGCTGCATGCACGCGTCGTCGGTCCTTCGCTGAGCGGCGCCGACAGCGCGCGCGGCGAGGTCTGCGCGCTCGCCGTCGACGGCATCGAGAGCGGCCCGTACGCGTGGCCCGCGCTGCGCGTCGAGTGGCAGGGCCTCGCGGTCCCGGTGCGGCTCGGCATCTGGCGATCGGTGGGCCACTCGGTGAACGCGTTCGCGATGGAGTCGTTCGTCGACGAGCTCGCCGTGCGCGCCGGCGTCGACCCGATCGCCATGCGCCGCGCGCTGATCCCGAACGGATCGCGGGCACGCGGCGTGCTCGAGCGCGCGCTCGCGCTCGCCGACGCCGCAGGCGCCGCGCCCGAAGGACGGGCGCGCGGCGTCGCGGTGCACGCGTGCTTCGGCAGCTTCGTCGCGCTCGTGCTCGAGGCCTCTGGCGCGCCGCCGCGCGCGCACCGCGCGTGGGCCGCGATCGACTGCGGGACGGTGGTGAACCCCGGCATCGTGCGCGCGCAGGTCGAGGGCGGCATCGCGTTCGCGCTCTCGGCCGCGCTCCACGGGCGCATCGACGTCGAGGACGGAGCCGTCGTGCAGAGCAACTTCCACGACGCGCCGATCCTTCGCATCGATGCCATGCCCGAGGTCGAGCTCGCGATCGCCGAGAGCGACGAGCCTCCGAGCGGCGTGGGCGAGCTCGTCGTGCCGGTGGTCGCGCCTGCGCTCGCCAACGCGCTCGCGCAGCTCGGCGCACGTCCTCGCACTCTTCCGATCGCCTGA
- a CDS encoding glycosyltransferase translates to MSRFVFEAKRTAKLRVLGPLRYGLSVASAARRDGTPLIRALVVSDGVSHTSEEQLAPFYRSRAALESRFGLAFAHVPLDDVALLLEWGPTALLQGFDLVFLKAHFRTMYNPEPIAGALRSAAPRAKLVYLDGDDDTGVQWPGLVRHVDLYVKKQVLANRHLYTQGMVGKSHLTDYVARTYGVSFDGTDVAWTTPIRPDLLDRIVVGYNVALDDKIVALARASSPSRDRAARRYDVHCRATVPSDNWLRYLRGDIAPRLASMGRDIRCLAPTTRVDQAQYYAELRDSKCCVSPFGFGEICWRDFEAILCGALLLKPDMSHLETSPDLFRPGETYVPLRWDYADLEEKVRYFTAHEEERLAIVERARSVLAEALDEEWFLRWFAGLLDRLELGRRTEATQAAE, encoded by the coding sequence ATGAGCCGCTTCGTCTTCGAGGCCAAGCGCACCGCCAAGCTGCGCGTGCTCGGGCCCTTGCGATACGGGCTCTCGGTCGCGAGCGCGGCACGGCGCGACGGAACACCGCTGATTCGCGCGCTCGTCGTCAGCGACGGAGTCAGCCACACCAGCGAAGAGCAGCTCGCGCCGTTCTATCGCTCTCGTGCAGCGCTCGAGTCGCGCTTCGGACTCGCATTCGCGCACGTCCCGCTCGACGACGTCGCGCTGCTGCTCGAGTGGGGGCCGACTGCCCTCCTCCAGGGGTTCGACCTCGTCTTCCTCAAGGCGCACTTCCGCACGATGTACAACCCGGAGCCCATCGCGGGCGCGCTCCGGTCCGCCGCGCCGCGCGCGAAGCTCGTCTATCTCGACGGAGACGACGACACAGGAGTCCAGTGGCCGGGGCTCGTCCGTCACGTCGACCTGTACGTGAAGAAGCAGGTCCTCGCGAATCGGCATCTCTACACCCAGGGCATGGTCGGCAAGTCCCACCTCACCGACTACGTCGCTCGCACGTACGGAGTCTCCTTCGACGGCACCGACGTCGCGTGGACCACGCCGATCAGGCCGGATCTGCTCGACCGGATCGTCGTCGGCTACAACGTCGCGCTCGACGACAAGATCGTCGCGCTCGCGCGCGCCTCTTCACCGTCGCGAGATCGTGCGGCGCGTCGATACGACGTGCACTGTCGCGCGACCGTCCCGAGCGACAATTGGCTGCGATACCTGCGCGGCGACATCGCGCCTCGACTGGCATCGATGGGCCGCGACATCCGCTGTCTCGCGCCGACGACGCGCGTCGATCAAGCGCAGTACTACGCGGAGCTGCGCGACTCGAAGTGCTGTGTGAGCCCGTTCGGGTTCGGCGAGATCTGCTGGCGCGACTTCGAGGCGATCCTCTGTGGCGCGCTGTTGCTCAAGCCGGACATGTCTCACCTCGAGACGTCACCGGATCTCTTCCGACCGGGCGAGACCTACGTCCCGCTGCGCTGGGACTACGCCGATCTCGAGGAGAAGGTCCGCTACTTCACGGCGCACGAGGAGGAGCGGCTCGCGATCGTCGAGCGAGCCCGCTCCGTGCTCGCCGAAGCGCTCGACGAAGAGTGGTTCCTGCGCTGGTTCGCCGGGCTGCTCGACCGACTCGAGCTCGGCCGTCGCACCGAGGCCACCCAGGCCGCCGAGTGA
- a CDS encoding NAD(P)-binding domain-containing protein, whose translation MADAARRLDLAPSAPGDAGLRALEARIARDLAILDYPKRAWVPPRRTRAGTPILDVLVVGGGQGGLATAFALRRERVENVLVVDAAPAGREGPWLRFARMDTLRTPKHVLGPELGIPSLSAQAWYEAQHGDGSWDALGFVPRETWARYLAWYRQMLHLPVRNDARVGPIRWDDESACFAVPITSRGIVELVHARKIVLATGIEGSGQWWVPDMIRLGLPRARWAHTSEDVDFASLRGKRIAVLGAGASAFDNAAVALEEGAASVDLYFRRESLVRVNVYRWAEFVGFLRHHADLTDAEKWRFIHRFWSAGQLPPKATYERATRHPHFALRGGAPWTAVREQDGVVKVVTPKGTHEHDFVIVGTGFRTDLAQRPELREIEAHVARWSDRFEPPRGEHVDELLRHPYLGPSFELTERTPGEAPWLRGIFNFSFGCLLSNGLGGASISGMKYGIDRLVSGITRQLYVEDAQAHLAALEAYDVADF comes from the coding sequence ATGGCTGACGCTGCACGTCGTCTCGATCTCGCGCCGAGCGCGCCCGGCGATGCAGGGCTTCGCGCGCTCGAGGCGCGCATCGCGCGCGACCTCGCGATCCTCGACTACCCGAAGCGCGCGTGGGTCCCGCCGCGACGCACCCGCGCCGGCACGCCGATCCTCGACGTACTCGTCGTCGGCGGCGGACAAGGCGGGCTCGCGACCGCGTTCGCGCTGCGCCGCGAGCGCGTCGAGAACGTGCTGGTCGTCGACGCCGCGCCCGCGGGGCGCGAGGGACCGTGGCTGCGCTTCGCGCGGATGGACACACTTCGGACTCCGAAGCACGTGCTCGGGCCCGAGCTCGGGATCCCGAGCCTGTCCGCGCAGGCCTGGTACGAGGCGCAGCACGGCGACGGCTCGTGGGACGCGCTGGGCTTCGTGCCGCGCGAGACGTGGGCGCGCTACCTCGCGTGGTATCGCCAGATGCTGCACCTGCCGGTGCGCAACGACGCGCGCGTGGGCCCGATCCGCTGGGACGACGAGAGCGCGTGCTTCGCGGTGCCGATCACGTCGCGCGGGATCGTCGAGCTCGTGCACGCGCGCAAGATCGTGCTCGCGACCGGCATCGAGGGATCGGGGCAGTGGTGGGTCCCCGACATGATCCGGCTCGGGCTGCCGCGCGCGCGATGGGCCCACACCAGCGAGGACGTCGACTTCGCGTCGCTGCGCGGCAAGCGCATCGCCGTGCTCGGCGCGGGCGCATCGGCGTTCGACAACGCAGCGGTCGCGCTCGAGGAGGGCGCGGCCTCGGTCGACCTCTACTTCCGGCGCGAGTCGCTGGTGCGCGTGAACGTGTATCGCTGGGCCGAATTCGTCGGCTTCCTCCGGCACCACGCGGATCTCACCGATGCCGAGAAGTGGCGCTTCATCCATCGCTTCTGGAGCGCCGGGCAGCTCCCGCCGAAGGCGACCTACGAGCGCGCGACGCGTCACCCTCACTTCGCGCTGCGTGGTGGCGCGCCGTGGACCGCGGTGCGCGAGCAGGACGGCGTGGTGAAGGTCGTCACGCCGAAGGGCACGCACGAGCACGACTTCGTCATCGTCGGCACTGGCTTCCGCACCGACCTCGCGCAGCGCCCCGAGCTCCGCGAGATCGAAGCGCACGTCGCGCGCTGGTCGGATCGCTTCGAGCCGCCGCGCGGCGAGCACGTCGACGAGCTGCTGCGGCACCCGTACCTCGGACCGAGCTTCGAGCTCACCGAGCGCACGCCGGGCGAGGCGCCGTGGCTGCGCGGCATCTTCAACTTCAGCTTCGGCTGCCTGCTCAGCAACGGGCTCGGCGGCGCGAGCATCTCGGGCATGAAGTACGGCATCGATCGGCTGGTGTCGGGCATCACGCGCCAGCTCTACGTCGAGGACGCGCAGGCCCACCTCGCGGCGCTCGAGGCCTACGACGTCGCGGACTTCTGA
- the allE gene encoding (S)-ureidoglycine aminohydrolase: MNGAQSRTRVARDHALITPESHVPASIPGWTEARAITIFAPVMGAGFVQSLVTMSAGATSAVPLPGVERFLFVLEGSLRFEAEARTTTLEGGGYAFVPAGTPHTITSATGATFFMLEKRYVPLAGASARLIVSREQDVPAVPFLGDPSALLRTLLPDEPGFDMAMNTFVFQPGASLPMVESHVMEHGLVFLEGGGVYRLGDAWYPVQAGDAIWMAPYLPQWFGCIGKGPARYLYYKDVNRDPMLEPRR, from the coding sequence ATGAACGGTGCCCAGTCCCGCACGCGCGTCGCGCGCGATCACGCGCTGATCACGCCCGAGAGCCACGTGCCCGCGTCGATCCCCGGATGGACCGAGGCGCGCGCGATCACGATCTTCGCGCCGGTGATGGGCGCGGGGTTCGTTCAGTCGCTCGTCACGATGAGCGCGGGCGCGACGTCCGCGGTGCCGCTCCCGGGCGTGGAGCGATTCCTCTTCGTGCTCGAGGGCAGCCTCCGCTTCGAGGCCGAGGCGCGCACCACGACGCTCGAGGGCGGCGGCTACGCGTTCGTCCCTGCGGGCACGCCACACACGATCACGAGCGCGACCGGCGCGACGTTCTTCATGCTCGAGAAGCGGTACGTGCCGCTCGCGGGCGCATCGGCGCGGCTGATCGTCTCGCGCGAGCAGGACGTGCCCGCGGTGCCGTTCCTCGGCGATCCGAGCGCTCTGCTGCGCACGCTGCTGCCCGACGAGCCCGGGTTCGATATGGCGATGAACACGTTCGTGTTCCAGCCCGGCGCGTCGCTGCCGATGGTCGAGAGCCACGTGATGGAGCACGGGCTCGTCTTCCTCGAAGGCGGCGGCGTCTATCGGCTCGGCGACGCGTGGTACCCGGTGCAGGCGGGCGACGCGATCTGGATGGCGCCCTACCTGCCGCAGTGGTTCGGCTGCATCGGCAAGGGCCCCGCGCGTTATCTCTACTACAAGGACGTCAACCGCGACCCGATGCTGGAGCCGCGGCGATGA
- a CDS encoding M20 family metallo-hydrolase — protein sequence MVRLHRQGPRALSLLQGRQPRPDAGAAAMIALDLARLADEVDAQLAELATFSAAPAPAVERVLYTKTDLEGRAYVRSLAERAGLKTRVDPIGNTFFRLEGADRDAPAIATGSHVDAIPNAGRFDGTVGVIGGIAALRAIREASIVPARSLEVIAFTSEEPTRFGLGCIGSRLMSGAITPDLVRALRDAEGRAFEDVRRDAGFEGALEQVRLPEGRYAAFVELHVEQGPVLEAERIPIGVVTAIAAPASYALEVRGVGGHAGAVLMPARRDAMTAAAEIVLAVEHAAKSTKSADTVGTVGVVRVHPGAINSIPSRVHLEIDLRDTDLASRRDAFAMIEDAIARVQRERGVEIVLRTINEDPPAISAPAILDTIEASSRALDLRTRRMPSRAYHDALFMARIAPTAMIFVPSVAGVSHRPDELTHPEDVARGVAVLAGTMLRLAAAEVLHG from the coding sequence GTGGTTCGGCTGCATCGGCAAGGGCCCCGCGCGTTATCTCTACTACAAGGACGTCAACCGCGACCCGATGCTGGAGCCGCGGCGATGATCGCGCTCGATCTCGCGCGGCTCGCGGACGAGGTCGACGCGCAGCTCGCGGAGCTCGCGACGTTCAGCGCAGCGCCCGCCCCGGCGGTCGAGCGCGTGCTCTACACGAAGACCGATCTCGAGGGTCGTGCCTACGTGCGATCGCTCGCCGAGCGCGCCGGATTGAAGACGCGCGTCGATCCGATCGGCAACACGTTCTTCCGCCTCGAGGGCGCGGATCGCGACGCGCCGGCGATCGCGACCGGCTCGCACGTCGATGCGATTCCCAACGCGGGTCGATTCGACGGAACGGTCGGCGTGATCGGCGGCATCGCAGCGCTGCGCGCGATCCGCGAGGCCAGCATCGTGCCGGCGCGCTCGCTCGAGGTGATCGCGTTCACGAGCGAGGAGCCGACGCGCTTCGGGCTCGGCTGCATCGGCAGCCGGCTGATGAGCGGCGCGATCACGCCGGATCTGGTGCGCGCGCTGCGCGACGCGGAGGGGCGCGCGTTCGAGGACGTGCGGCGCGACGCAGGCTTCGAGGGCGCGCTCGAGCAGGTGCGCTTGCCGGAGGGTCGCTACGCCGCGTTCGTCGAGCTGCACGTCGAGCAGGGCCCGGTGCTCGAGGCCGAGCGCATCCCGATCGGCGTGGTCACCGCGATCGCGGCGCCCGCGTCGTACGCGCTCGAAGTGCGCGGGGTCGGAGGTCACGCCGGAGCGGTGCTGATGCCCGCGCGTCGCGACGCCATGACCGCGGCCGCCGAGATCGTGCTCGCGGTCGAGCACGCCGCGAAGAGCACGAAGAGCGCCGACACGGTGGGCACGGTCGGCGTGGTCCGCGTCCATCCGGGCGCGATCAACAGCATCCCCTCGCGCGTGCACCTCGAGATCGATCTGCGCGACACCGATCTCGCGTCGCGACGCGACGCGTTCGCGATGATCGAGGACGCGATCGCGCGCGTGCAGCGCGAGCGCGGCGTCGAGATCGTGCTGCGCACGATCAACGAAGATCCACCGGCGATCTCCGCGCCCGCGATCCTCGATACGATCGAGGCATCGTCGCGCGCCCTCGATCTGCGCACGCGGCGCATGCCGAGCCGCGCGTACCACGACGCGCTCTTCATGGCGCGCATCGCGCCCACCGCGATGATCTTCGTGCCGTCGGTGGCGGGCGTGAGCCATCGCCCCGACGAGCTCACGCATCCCGAGGACGTCGCGCGCGGCGTCGCGGTCCTCGCAGGAACGATGCTGCGCCTCGCCGCTGCGGAGGTCCTTCATGGCTGA
- the uraD gene encoding 2-oxo-4-hydroxy-4-carboxy-5-ureidoimidazoline decarboxylase, whose amino-acid sequence MTTGHGIAELLSSLEPNAARRALVRCCASSRWVEAMVRARPFVDDAAVYAAAERIWGALDAPDWLEAFAAHPRIGEDRERLRARFAEAAWSSKEQAGVASASEATLAALAAGNRDYAARFGHVFLVCATGKSAAEMLAALRARLTNDPATELRVAASEQMKITKLRLAKLVDERAAVGDVGR is encoded by the coding sequence ATGACGACCGGACACGGCATCGCGGAGCTCCTGAGCTCGCTGGAACCGAATGCAGCACGACGCGCGCTGGTGCGGTGCTGCGCATCGTCTCGATGGGTCGAGGCGATGGTGCGCGCGCGGCCGTTCGTCGACGACGCGGCGGTGTACGCGGCGGCGGAGCGCATCTGGGGCGCGCTCGATGCGCCCGACTGGCTCGAGGCGTTCGCGGCGCACCCGCGCATCGGCGAGGATCGCGAGCGGCTGCGCGCGCGCTTCGCGGAGGCGGCGTGGTCGTCGAAGGAGCAGGCCGGCGTGGCATCGGCCTCGGAGGCGACGCTCGCGGCGCTCGCCGCGGGCAATCGCGACTACGCGGCGCGCTTCGGGCACGTGTTCCTGGTGTGCGCGACGGGCAAGAGCGCGGCGGAGATGCTCGCAGCGCTGCGGGCGCGCCTGACGAACGATCCCGCGACCGAGCTGCGCGTCGCCGCCTCCGAGCAGATGAAGATCACGAAGCTGCGGCTCGCGAAGCTCGTCGACGAGCGCGCCGCGGTGGGCGACGTCGGGCGCTGA
- the uraH gene encoding hydroxyisourate hydrolase, with protein sequence MNLSTHVLDLARGLPARGVAVTLERHDGGVRWTQLAEARTDDDGRVRSLLPEGVALDARTYRLRFDTGAYLGDGAFYPEATIVFRVLDPKAHHHVPLLLSPFGYSTYRGS encoded by the coding sequence ATGAACCTGAGCACACACGTCCTCGATCTCGCGCGCGGCCTCCCCGCGCGCGGCGTCGCCGTCACGCTCGAGCGGCACGACGGCGGCGTGCGATGGACGCAGCTCGCGGAGGCGCGCACCGACGACGATGGTCGCGTGCGCTCGCTCCTGCCCGAGGGCGTCGCGCTCGACGCGCGCACGTACCGCCTGCGCTTCGACACCGGCGCGTACCTCGGCGACGGCGCGTTCTATCCGGAGGCGACGATCGTGTTCCGCGTGCTCGACCCGAAGGCGCACCACCACGTCCCGCTGCTGCTCAGCCCGTTCGGGTACTCGACGTACCGAGGGAGCTGA
- a CDS encoding allantoate amidohydrolase, producing MRVDLERRDTENDTPPPDGATTTTRGAGWWHEVAREVLARCDALGAITEQPGIVLRRSLTRAHADANALVASWMREAGLAVRVDALGNVIGRREGPTRDARTLMIGSHLDTVRDAGKYDGPLGVLAGIVIARALRDEALPFALEVVGFSDEEGVRFGRPFLGSRAIAGSFALEDLALRDADGTTLGDAIRAFTAHDGSIEDEIARAAIDPRSVRAFLEIHIEQGPVLESVDAPLGVVTGIAGQTWQTLRLEGRAGHAGTTPLALRRDALAGAAEIALMVEAHAHATPGLVATVGRIDAHPGGHNVIAGSATMQLDVRAVDGAVLDRALDEIHARAESIASRRSLRLAREMRLRQAPVICDATLRELLARSIADAGLPVFSLPSGAGHDARILAAIAPVAMLFVRSPDGLSHHPDERAHEGDVARALEVGCAWVRAIADGDRATARTTEGGSR from the coding sequence ATGCGCGTCGACCTCGAGCGAAGGGACACGGAGAACGACACGCCGCCGCCCGACGGCGCGACGACGACGACGAGAGGCGCGGGGTGGTGGCACGAAGTCGCGCGCGAGGTCCTGGCTCGATGCGACGCGCTCGGCGCGATCACCGAGCAGCCGGGGATCGTATTGCGACGCAGCCTCACGCGCGCGCATGCGGACGCGAACGCGCTCGTCGCGTCGTGGATGCGCGAGGCAGGCCTCGCGGTGCGCGTCGACGCGCTCGGGAACGTGATCGGGCGGCGCGAGGGACCGACGCGCGACGCGCGCACGCTGATGATCGGATCGCACCTCGACACGGTGCGCGACGCGGGGAAGTACGACGGACCGCTCGGTGTGCTCGCGGGCATCGTGATCGCGCGCGCGCTGCGCGACGAGGCGCTGCCCTTCGCGCTCGAGGTCGTCGGCTTCAGCGACGAAGAGGGCGTGCGCTTCGGGCGACCCTTCCTCGGCAGTCGCGCGATCGCGGGGAGCTTCGCGCTCGAGGATCTCGCGCTGCGCGACGCCGACGGGACCACGCTGGGCGACGCGATCCGCGCGTTCACCGCGCACGACGGATCGATCGAGGACGAGATCGCGCGCGCGGCGATCGATCCGCGCAGCGTGCGCGCGTTCCTCGAGATCCACATCGAGCAGGGCCCGGTGCTCGAGAGCGTCGACGCGCCGCTCGGGGTCGTCACCGGCATCGCGGGGCAGACGTGGCAGACGCTGCGGCTCGAGGGTCGCGCGGGTCACGCCGGGACGACGCCGCTCGCGCTGCGACGCGACGCGCTCGCGGGCGCGGCGGAGATCGCGCTGATGGTCGAGGCGCACGCCCACGCGACGCCCGGGCTCGTCGCGACCGTCGGTCGCATCGACGCGCACCCGGGCGGGCACAACGTGATCGCGGGCAGCGCGACGATGCAGCTCGACGTGCGCGCGGTCGACGGCGCCGTGCTCGATCGCGCGCTCGACGAGATCCACGCACGCGCCGAGTCGATCGCGTCGCGGCGATCGTTGCGCCTCGCGCGCGAGATGCGGCTGCGCCAAGCGCCGGTGATCTGCGACGCGACGCTGCGCGAGCTGCTCGCGCGCTCGATCGCGGACGCGGGCCTACCCGTGTTCTCGTTGCCCAGCGGAGCCGGCCACGACGCGCGCATCCTCGCCGCGATCGCGCCGGTCGCGATGCTCTTCGTGAGGAGCCCCGACGGGCTCAGCCACCACCCCGACGAGCGAGCGCACGAGGGCGACGTCGCCCGCGCGCTCGAGGTCGGATGCGCGTGGGTGCGCGCGATCGCCGACGGTGATCGCGCCACTGCGCGCACGACCGAAGGAGGATCTCGATGA
- the allB gene encoding allantoinase AllB, whose amino-acid sequence MRALRSRRVVTPQGERAATVIVDGERITAIEPYELAIDAAQVEDLGALALLPGLVDTHVHLNEPGRTEWEGFASATAAAAAGGVTTLVDMPLNCVPATTSVHALRTKHRAAQGKLHVDCGFYGGVVPGNADALEPLIDAGVLGFKAFLIDSGVDELPRASAGDLRAALPRLARRGVPLLAHCELEGDAPEIDDPRSYAQYVRSRPRAWEEAAIDMLIALAEESGARVHVVHLADADALGAIASAKARGTAITAETCPHYLGFAAEEIPDGDPRFKCAPPIRERDCREGLWRGLKEGVVDLVVSDHSPCTPALKRMREGDLARAWGGIAGLQLGLCATYTEAIARGATLADVVRWMAETPARFVGLSRKGRIEVGMDADLVAFDPSASFKVERRAILHRHDLTPWEGRAMRGRVVATWLRGERVYDARVAEWSFSRVRGQVVTSG is encoded by the coding sequence ATGCGCGCGCTGCGAAGCCGACGAGTGGTCACGCCACAGGGAGAGCGCGCCGCGACGGTCATCGTCGACGGCGAGCGCATCACCGCGATCGAGCCCTACGAGCTCGCGATCGACGCCGCGCAGGTGGAAGATCTCGGCGCGCTCGCGCTGCTCCCCGGGCTCGTCGACACCCACGTGCACCTCAACGAGCCGGGGCGCACCGAGTGGGAGGGCTTCGCGAGCGCGACCGCGGCGGCGGCCGCCGGAGGCGTCACGACGCTCGTCGACATGCCGCTCAACTGCGTCCCCGCGACGACCAGCGTGCACGCGCTGCGCACGAAGCACCGTGCCGCGCAGGGCAAGCTCCACGTCGACTGCGGGTTCTACGGCGGCGTGGTGCCCGGCAACGCCGACGCGCTCGAGCCGCTGATCGACGCAGGCGTGCTCGGGTTCAAGGCGTTCCTGATCGACTCCGGTGTCGACGAGCTGCCGCGCGCGAGCGCGGGCGATCTGCGCGCTGCCCTTCCCCGCCTCGCGCGCCGCGGCGTGCCGCTGCTCGCGCACTGCGAGCTCGAGGGCGACGCGCCGGAGATCGACGATCCGCGCTCCTACGCGCAGTACGTGCGATCGCGGCCCCGCGCGTGGGAAGAAGCGGCGATCGACATGCTGATCGCGCTCGCCGAGGAGAGCGGCGCGCGCGTGCACGTCGTCCATCTCGCGGATGCCGACGCGCTCGGCGCGATCGCGTCCGCGAAGGCGCGCGGGACCGCGATCACCGCGGAGACGTGCCCGCACTACCTCGGCTTCGCGGCCGAGGAGATCCCCGACGGCGATCCGCGCTTCAAGTGCGCGCCGCCGATCCGCGAGCGCGACTGTCGCGAAGGGCTCTGGCGCGGCCTCAAAGAAGGCGTCGTCGACCTCGTGGTGTCCGATCACTCTCCGTGCACGCCTGCGCTCAAGCGCATGCGCGAGGGCGATCTCGCGCGCGCGTGGGGCGGCATCGCGGGGCTGCAGCTCGGGCTGTGCGCGACCTACACCGAGGCGATCGCGCGCGGCGCGACGCTCGCGGACGTGGTGCGCTGGATGGCGGAGACGCCGGCGCGCTTCGTCGGGCTGTCACGCAAAGGTCGCATCGAGGTCGGGATGGACGCCGACCTCGTCGCGTTCGATCCGAGCGCGTCGTTCAAGGTGGAGCGGCGCGCGATCCTTCATCGTCACGACCTCACGCCGTGGGAGGGCCGCGCGATGCGCGGGCGGGTCGTCGCGACGTGGCTGCGCGGAGAGCGCGTGTACGACGCGCGCGTGGCCGAGTGGTCCTTCTCGAGGGTGCGGGGGCAGGTGGTGACGAGCGGATGA